The region GCGAGGTGCTGGCGGACAACGACACCGTCGTCCCGGGCCTGTACGCGGCCGGCGAGGTCGCCTGCGTCTCGGTGCACGGCGCCAACCGCCTGGGCACCAACTCGCTGCTCGACATCAACGTCTTCGGCCGCCGGGCGGGCATCGCCGCCGCGGAGTACTCCGCCAGGGCCGACTTCGTCGAGCTTCCGGAGGACCCGGCCGCGTTCGTCCAGAACCAGGTGGAGAGCCTGCGGGACGCGACCGGCACCGAGCGGGTCACCGAGGTGCGCAAGGCGCTGCAGGAGACCATGGACAAGAACGTCATGGTCTTCCGCACCGAGCAGACGCTCAAGGAGGCCGTCGAGGAGCTCGGCCACCTGCGGGCGCGGTTCAAGAACGTCAGCGTCCAGGACAAGGGCAAGCGGTTCAACACCGATCTGCTGGAGGCCATCGAGCTGGGCAATCTGCTCGACCTGGCCGAGGTCATGGCGATCTCCGCGCTGGCCCGCAAGGAGTCGCGCGGCGGCCACTACCGCGAGGACTACCCGAACCGCGACGACGTCAACTTCATGCGGCACACCATGGCGTACCGAGAGGTGGGCGCGGACGGTTCCGAGTCCATCCGCCTCGACTACAAGCCGGTCGTGCAGACCCGCTACCAGCCGATGGAGCGTAAGTACTGATGAGCACCCCCACCCTCGAGAAGTCCGACCAGGCCCCCGAGGCGGCCGACGCCACCGCCTCGCACCTGATCACCGTCACCTTCCGGATCCGGCGCTTCAACCCGGAGGTCTCGGACCAGGCGGTCTGGGAGGACTTCCAGATCGACATGGACCCGAAGGAGCGCGTCCTCGACGGTCTCCACAAGGTCAAGTGGGAACTGGACGGCACCCTGACCTTCCGCCGCTCCTGCGCCCACGGCATCTGCGGATCCGACGCGATGCGGATCAACGGCCGCAACCGGCTGGCCTGCAAGACGCTGATCAAGGACATCAACCCGGAAAAGCCCATCACGGTCGAGGCGATCAAGGGGCTCACGGTCCTCAAGGACCTGATCGTGGACATGGAGCCGTTCTTCCAGGCGTACCGCGATGTGATGCCCTTCCTGATCACGACGGGCAACGAGCCGACGCGTGAGCGACTGCAGTCCGCCGAGGACCGTGAGCGGTTCGACGACACCACCAAGTGCATCCTGTGCGCCGCGTGCACCTCCTCGTGCCCGGTGTTCTGGAACGACGGCCAGTACTTCGGCCCGGCGGCGATCGTCAACGCGCACCGCTTCATCTTCGACTCCCGCGACGAGGGCGGTGAGCAGCGGCTGGAGATCCTGAACGACAAGGACGGCGTCTGGCGCTGCCGCACCACCTTCAACTGCACCGAGGCGTGCCCGCGGGGCATCGAGGTCACCAAGGCCATTCAGGAGGTCAAGCGCGCTTTGATCACGCGCCGCTTCTGAGGCACGGAGCCTTTGGCTCGGAGCTTGCTTTTGGCTCGGAGCTTGTTGCTCGGAGCTTTTGGCTCGGAGCTTGTGGGCGAGGGCCCCGCTTCCCGGATTCCGGGGGCGGGGCCCTTGTCGTATCGGCGCACGCCGGGGAGCTATACACGCGATGTATACACATGACGTATAGTCCTGCGCATGGCCACCGCCCACCTTCTGCCGATCAAGACCGCCGCCGCGCTCTTCCCGCTGCTGGCACTCTTACTGCTGCTGCCGACAGCCGTCGTCCTGTACCGCCGTCATGGCGTGATGTCCCGAGGACGGACGCTGTCGCTGTACGGCTTCCTCTACTACTCGCTCACCGCCTTCTGCATGACGATCGTGCCGCTGCCGAAGCAGACCGGCGACATGTGCCAGCGGTTCGCGATGGTCGCCCATCCGCAGTGGATGCCCGGGAACACCTTCAGCGACATCTGGAAAGAGGCCCACCACAAGGTCGGGCTCAACTCGCTGGTCCTCCAGAACCCCGCCGTCGCCGGAACCGTCTTCAATCTGCTGCTGCTTCTGCCGCTCGGCGTCTTCCTGCGCTACCACTTCGGGCGCTCGCTGCGCGCCACCGCCGTGATCGGCTTCGTGGTCTCGATGTCCTTCGAGCTGACGCAGTGGACCGGGGTGTGGGGTCTCTACAACTGCCCGTACCGCCTCTTCGACGTGGACGACATGATCGTCAACACGGCGGGAGCGGTGATCGGTTGGCTGCTGGCCGGGCCGGTCGCGCGGATGCTGCCCGCGCTGGAGGCGCTGGACGGGCGGGCGCTGGCGGCACGTCCGGTGCCGTTCGGGCGGCGGCTGACGGCGCTGGTCGTGGATGTGGCCGGATATGCCGTCGCATCGGTGTTTGCCGCGGCCGTGATGACCTATCAGGGCGGCGCGGCCCCCTCATGGATACCGGTCGGAATCTTCGTGGCCTGGTTCATCCTCCTGCCGCTGGCGACCGGCGCGACCCCCGGCAAGCGGCTGTTGCTGCTGAAGCTGGTGGCGGACGACGGCGGCCCGCTGGTTCCCTGGCGGCTCACCCTGCGCGCGCTGCTGCTCGGGGCACTGGTGATGCCGTTCCTGTCGGGGCTGTTCCTGGCCATGCTGACCCTGCTGCGCGAGCCGTGGCCGTCCGGTCTGTTCGCCACCGTCCGCGATTCGGGCGCCCAGGGCGCGGCGGCGGTCCTTACGGCGCTGAGCCCCATCCAACTGCTGGCGGTGATGGCAGGGTTCGCGCTGACCGCCACCTGCGCACGGAAGACGCTGCGCCATCCGGACCGGCTGGCCCCGCACGACCGCATCTCGGGCATACGCAACGCCCCGCTGCCGCACCGCCGCGCCAAGCGGGCCGACGCGCAGGGCGGCGGCGTACGGGCTGCCGCGCAGGCCGCCGACCGGTCGGGGCCGGTCGCGGTGGCGGGGGCGGTGGCGCGAGCCGCCGACGACGACGCACCGGCGAGGGACCTCGACCGGCCGCTGGTCACCCCGGGTCCCGTCGGTCCCACCGGTCCCACCGGCTCGGCGGAGGTTCAGCGGTCCGGCGCCGACTCCCGCTGATGCGGGGTGGGGACGGGATGGCGGGCGCTCAGGCGCTCACGTACGGGTCGAGGCCAGTTCCACCACGGTGACGTCCGGTGGCGCCCCGACCCGTACCGGCGGGCCCCAGGCGCCCGCGCCACGGGTCACATAGAGCTGGGTGTCGCCGTACCGCTCAAGACCGGCGGCGGTGGGGTTGGCGAGTTCGGCCACATAGGTGCCGGGCCACACCTGGCCGCCGTGGGTGTGGCCGGACAGTTGGAGATCGACGCCCGCCTTCACCGCGTCGTGGATCACCACGGGCTGATGGGCGAGCAGCACGGAGGCACGCGAGCGGTCACGGTCGCCGAGCGCCTTACCGAAGTCGGGGCCCTGCCCCTCGCTCTCGCCCGCGACGTCGTTCACCCCGGCGAGATCGAAGCCGGGCAGCTCGGTGCGCTCGTTCTCCAGGGGACGCAGGCCCAGCTCGCGCACATGGTCCACCCACTCGTCGGCGCCCGAGTAG is a window of Streptomyces violaceusniger Tu 4113 DNA encoding:
- a CDS encoding succinate dehydrogenase iron-sulfur subunit, coding for MSTPTLEKSDQAPEAADATASHLITVTFRIRRFNPEVSDQAVWEDFQIDMDPKERVLDGLHKVKWELDGTLTFRRSCAHGICGSDAMRINGRNRLACKTLIKDINPEKPITVEAIKGLTVLKDLIVDMEPFFQAYRDVMPFLITTGNEPTRERLQSAEDRERFDDTTKCILCAACTSSCPVFWNDGQYFGPAAIVNAHRFIFDSRDEGGEQRLEILNDKDGVWRCRTTFNCTEACPRGIEVTKAIQEVKRALITRRF
- a CDS encoding VanZ family protein, yielding MATAHLLPIKTAAALFPLLALLLLLPTAVVLYRRHGVMSRGRTLSLYGFLYYSLTAFCMTIVPLPKQTGDMCQRFAMVAHPQWMPGNTFSDIWKEAHHKVGLNSLVLQNPAVAGTVFNLLLLLPLGVFLRYHFGRSLRATAVIGFVVSMSFELTQWTGVWGLYNCPYRLFDVDDMIVNTAGAVIGWLLAGPVARMLPALEALDGRALAARPVPFGRRLTALVVDVAGYAVASVFAAAVMTYQGGAAPSWIPVGIFVAWFILLPLATGATPGKRLLLLKLVADDGGPLVPWRLTLRALLLGALVMPFLSGLFLAMLTLLREPWPSGLFATVRDSGAQGAAAVLTALSPIQLLAVMAGFALTATCARKTLRHPDRLAPHDRISGIRNAPLPHRRAKRADAQGGGVRAAAQAADRSGPVAVAGAVARAADDDAPARDLDRPLVTPGPVGPTGPTGSAEVQRSGADSR